TGCATCCGCCTCAGCTAATGTTGATGTAAATGAACTACCTGTAACCTTCAATGGCTTAACCAAGTACCCTTCACCACTGGTTTCGATAACAGCCCTAACCTGTCTCCAAAGCCCCCTACCTGGTTCAGTTTTCTCAACGAGCCTACCGTAGGCTTTAGGTAATGGTACTGTGCTGACTATGCCAAGCATACGCCTTATGAATGGTTCTATTAAGAGGGTTAAGGCGTTTAACGCGCTTATTGGGTGCCCACTCACGCCGAACACTACATGGCAATCATCAAATACCGCCACTGTAGATGGTCTACCCGGCCTCATTTTAATACCCCTAATGTAGTACCTTGGCTTCAGTGAAGTTAATACATCGTGAACGTAATCTATTCCACTTGGCCCAGTCCCACCTGTAATGATAACTATGTTTGATTCACCTAACTCACCCTTAATAGTTGACGAGATTTCATCATAGGAATCCTTAATTATAAGGTGCTTTAATATGGTTACGTAAGGCATGTAATTGCTCATGAACCACTTAATCACTGAACCAGTGCTCTCAATAACCTTACCCCCTAGGTATTCCTTAAGAGCCTCTTCGGGGGTATGGGGCTTAACTAATTCACTACCTGTTGACAGTAATGATGCTGTAAGCCTATTGTAGAATTGCGCCTTAAAGACCCCGGCCTCAAGTAGTGCTGATAATAAGTAGGGTGTTAATACAGTACCCTTCTCAACCAGTAACTGACCCTTCCTTGCGTAGGAGCCTGGCGCATCAATGTTTTTACCTGTTGAGTAACTCTTTGTAACTATAATGGAATCGCCATTAACCTCAGCGTCCTCCTCAGGTACAACAACGTCAGCACCCATGGGTAAGTATGCCCCCGTAGTCACGTAGTACGCCTCCCCATTACCTAATTCACGGTTTGGTAATTGCCCTATTAGGATTGAGCCAGCTAACTTAAACACTCCAGGTGTCTCACTAGCCCTTACTGCGAAGCCATCGTAAGCCGCCTTAGGCATTATTGGTGTATCAAATGGTGCAGTAATGTCATTAGCAGTAACTAACCCAATGGCATCCCATAATGCTAATTCACTAACACCCGGATTACACTTGGGTGCATTGTTTAATGCATCCTCTAGGTCATGTAATGTTATGTACTTATCCTCGTGCAGTCTCATTAGTCTCAATGTGCTGCTAAACTTTTAAACCCACCGTGATTAATCTTTCTCTAAAGTGAATAATTACTTCTCAGCACCTATGAGGTTCAGTATTGCGTTAGCCACTGCACCATAACCCACACCCCTCCTCTCAAGGTCCCTTAAGGCATGCGCCGCTAGGGATAATATGCCCTTACTCACGTAAACCCTAGCCTCATCCCACAGCAGCGCCTCAGCATCACCCTCACCCCTAAGTAACCTTAATAATGGTGGATCACTCCACCTAATCACCACATCATTAGTGAACACTATTGGACCCCTTAGGTTGAAGCCCATTAAATCAATCCTCCTGTTAACGTTTAGGAATGAGGTTAATTTAATACCATGGCTTAATGGGCTTAGGAAATTGACAACATTCGATAATCTAAATAAGTCACTTAAACGGCTTCTACCATGGGCAGCCGCCTCATTAATCACAGTCCTAAGTAGGCTTGAGTCTATTCTGAATAAGTGGCTTTCAACAAGACCATTAGGCAGCACAAAGACTGATAATGGTCCATTACTAAGCAGTACCTTAAAGACATCAGTGGTTACATTGGGTGTATCGCATGGTGAGAAAACCAGAACCCCATTTAACGATGAAGCTGAGTCAACGCCAGCCAATACACCACTGAAGCGTTCACTATCCCCTATTACACGTAAACCCATGTTAACGTACTTGCTTGAATTAACCCCACCAGCGATAATGATGTCATCAAATACTGTGGCCTGCTTAATTATCCTCATTATCATTGGTTCACCATTCACTGGAAACAAGCACTTATCAACCCGCTCTAAACCATCTTGCTGAAACCTCCTTGACTCGCCACCAGCTAGTATTATTAGGAACGAGGGCATTAATTTAGGTGGTACGGTAAGTTAATTAACATTAACACAAGCCCAGTAACTAAACTATGAATTAATACCAGGACGCTGATTAATAGGCAGTAACGTTTATTTGATCTGGGATAGTTTACAGCATTATGCATGAGCATTACACTAAGCTTAGTGGTAGGATTGGGCACATTTACGTGATTAGGCGTAGGATTGGACATATTTACGTTAAGGGTGATTTAAGTGGCCTTAAGGGTGAAGCTAAGAGTAAGAGCCAGTAGGGTTATTGAAACCACAGCGTTAGTTAACACAGGCTTTGAAGTAGAACGCCCTCAACTCCTAATCCCACTTAGATTAGCAAAGGAGCTTGGGCTCTGGCCTCCCCCGCCCTCAGCTGAATTGATTGAACTTGGTACTGCAGGTGGGCCAGTTAGGAATTACATGGTGCCTAATGCGCTTGAGGTTTGGGTAATCACTGAGGATAGGGAAGTGGGTCCTGTTACCTGCGATGCATTAATCTCAAATATTGAAACCGAGGTGCTCATAAACGATAAGTTAGCTGGGGAATTAAAGATCGTTATACTTAACCCAGCCACTGGTGAATGGAGATTCTACGATGAGACCATTACTAGACATACTGAGTCACCCACGTATTGGGTTTAGGCATTCACTTAAGAGTTCTTCCAGCATCAAGGCATCATTAATATTCATGTAGGGTTAAGAAGGAGCAGTATGGGAATCTACCTAAGGTTCAGATCCATTATTTCATGCATTATAGGCTACTGATTCACCCCTTGGAGTAGTTACCTCAACCCTAATTACGTTATCTGCAGTATTCTCAAATGCATCAACGTGTGATGTGACTACTAGCGTATCGACAACGTTGGATAAGTCACGCAGCCAATTTGAAACCCTCCTTCTATGTTCTGAATCCAAGTGCTCTGTTGGTTCATCTAGGAGCATTATGGGTATGTCACCAAGTATTGCCTTAGTTAAGGCAAACCTAAGCACCAGGGCTACTAGGTTTCTCTCACCCATTGAAAGCATGCTTACTGGTAATTCCCTACCATCACTCCTCTTAACCATGACCTCATAGTCCTCCGTAACGTAAACATCGGTCAGTGATTCCTTATGCCTAAGCATCTTGAAGGCGTCCCTCAACTCATCATTTATTGCATTCAGTAACGCCCTCCTTAACGCAGGCTTAGCGTTATCTATTGCGTTAATTAACCCTACAACCTCCTGGATCTTCCCCCTAATGAACCTAAGTCTCTCACTCCTCTTACTAATCAACTCCCTTAAACGCTC
This genomic interval from Caldivirga sp. contains the following:
- a CDS encoding molybdopterin molybdotransferase MoeA, with translation MRLHEDKYITLHDLEDALNNAPKCNPGVSELALWDAIGLVTANDITAPFDTPIMPKAAYDGFAVRASETPGVFKLAGSILIGQLPNRELGNGEAYYVTTGAYLPMGADVVVPEEDAEVNGDSIIVTKSYSTGKNIDAPGSYARKGQLLVEKGTVLTPYLLSALLEAGVFKAQFYNRLTASLLSTGSELVKPHTPEEALKEYLGGKVIESTGSVIKWFMSNYMPYVTILKHLIIKDSYDEISSTIKGELGESNIVIITGGTGPSGIDYVHDVLTSLKPRYYIRGIKMRPGRPSTVAVFDDCHVVFGVSGHPISALNALTLLIEPFIRRMLGIVSTVPLPKAYGRLVEKTEPGRGLWRQVRAVIETSGEGYLVKPLKVTGSSFTSTLAEADALVNIPPWVNEVKDGLIVELLMLRSRSRMNSN
- a CDS encoding molybdenum cofactor guanylyltransferase, with the protein product MPSFLIILAGGESRRFQQDGLERVDKCLFPVNGEPMIMRIIKQATVFDDIIIAGGVNSSKYVNMGLRVIGDSERFSGVLAGVDSASSLNGVLVFSPCDTPNVTTDVFKVLLSNGPLSVFVLPNGLVESHLFRIDSSLLRTVINEAAAHGRSRLSDLFRLSNVVNFLSPLSHGIKLTSFLNVNRRIDLMGFNLRGPIVFTNDVVIRWSDPPLLRLLRGEGDAEALLWDEARVYVSKGILSLAAHALRDLERRGVGYGAVANAILNLIGAEK